One Pseudomonas sp. AN-1 genomic region harbors:
- a CDS encoding TOBE domain-containing protein encodes MTIKAINVRNQFKGTIKEIVLGDVLSEIDVQTAAGIVTSVITTRSVKELELAVGSEVIAFVKSTEVSIAKL; translated from the coding sequence ATGACCATCAAAGCCATCAACGTGCGCAACCAGTTCAAGGGCACCATCAAGGAGATCGTCCTCGGCGACGTGCTCTCCGAAATCGACGTGCAGACCGCCGCCGGCATCGTCACTTCGGTGATCACCACCCGCTCGGTCAAGGAGCTGGAACTGGCCGTCGGCAGCGAGGTGATCGCCTTCGTCAAATCCACCGAGGTGTCCATCGCCAAGCTGTGA
- a CDS encoding DUF2271 domain-containing protein translates to MNKKLISLALAGATAAPLLAQAQTQSLTLDVTLKEYRGKGAYLAIYLTDADGQYQKTLWVAGKKAKYYRHLRDWTRGGGAQSAEYDGLTGASVGSGDNLTVEVELEQALLDAGYEIRVDSAVEDKRDNRAEVRLPLTREPGEASGSGYVDRLSYSF, encoded by the coding sequence ATGAACAAGAAGCTCATCTCGCTGGCCCTGGCCGGCGCCACCGCCGCACCGCTGCTGGCCCAGGCACAGACCCAGTCCCTGACGCTGGACGTCACCCTCAAGGAATACCGCGGCAAGGGCGCCTACCTGGCCATCTACCTGACCGATGCCGACGGCCAGTACCAGAAGACCCTGTGGGTCGCCGGCAAGAAGGCCAAGTACTACCGCCACCTGCGCGACTGGACCCGTGGTGGCGGCGCGCAGAGCGCCGAGTACGACGGCCTGACCGGCGCCAGCGTCGGCAGTGGCGACAACCTGACGGTCGAGGTCGAACTGGAGCAGGCCCTGCTCGATGCCGGCTACGAGATCCGCGTCGACAGCGCGGTCGAGGACAAGCGCGACAACCGCGCCGAGGTCCGCCTGCCGCTGACCCGCGAGCCGGGCGAAGCCAGCGGC